The stretch of DNA ATAGGGATAACAGCATGACCATAGCGCGTTAATCCCACCGGCTCTCCCACAGCTTGGATGAACGCTTGTCCGAGGCAGATGCCTACATCTTCGACAGTATGATGTAGATCGACATGAACATCACCCTCAGCGCGTACATATAAATCAAAAAGACCGTGTTTTGCTATATGCTCTAACATATGATCAAAAAAACCGGAGCCCGTTTGAATGTCTGACGTACCGGTACCGTCTAGGTCGATTTTTATTTCAATTTTCGTTTCGTTCGTGGATCGCGTAATGACCGCTTTTCGTTTTGAAGATAACGTCATAATAATTCGTTCTAGTCCTTTTATTTTCCTACCAATAGTCTGTCGGAAAGGAAGTGGGGGAGTTCCACTTCCAACACCCGTTTACTTGCCCGCTCCACATCATAACGTACCCGCACCAACTCAAAAGTCAATTGGCCGGCATCAAAGATGCCGAAGGAAGCGGCAGGATTTTGATCGCGCGGCTGACCAACGGAACCGGGATTAATGAAATAATACTTCTCAGGATCCAATTGAATTTCTTCTCGGTCGTGGAGAACTCTATTGCTTTTCTCAGAGAAAAACGCCGGCGTATGGGTATGACCTACGAAACATAGGGAGCAATTTTGCTCTTCCATAAAATATAAGTGGGGGAGAACATCTTCCCACGAAAAAAGATAGACATTATGGTTTTTAGGTGCACCGTGAACGGCAACAAAAGAACCATAATTTAAGGTATCGGGAAGGCTGCGAAGCCATTCCCGCGAGTCCTCATCCAGATGCTCGCGGGTCCACATGATCGCGCTTAACGCCAAGGGATTAAAGCCCCAAGGCTCTTCAAGTCCGCAGGCAACGGAATCATGGTTACCCAGAATCGTTTGTATCTTTTTCTCTTTTAATAATGAGATACAAGCATTAGGTTCTGCGTTGTATCC from Candidatus Hydrogenedentota bacterium encodes:
- the hisB gene encoding imidazoleglycerol-phosphate dehydratase HisB; protein product: MTLSSKRKAVITRSTNETKIEIKIDLDGTGTSDIQTGSGFFDHMLEHIAKHGLFDLYVRAEGDVHVDLHHTVEDVGICLGQAFIQAVGEPVGLTRYGHAVIPMDETLAEATVDFSGRPFLEFRGQLPQGSPGGFDMELGEEFFRAVAVNGRLTLHLELRYGKNLHHCLEGLFKAFGRSLRQAFQMDPRVKGIPSTKGSLEL
- a CDS encoding metallophosphoesterase family protein, whose translation is MRYAILSDIHSNIDALEAVFDAIESLRIDEIICLGDVVGYNAEPNACISLLKEKKIQTILGNHDSVACGLEEPWGFNPLALSAIMWTREHLDEDSREWLRSLPDTLNYGSFVAVHGAPKNHNVYLFSWEDVLPHLYFMEEQNCSLCFVGHTHTPAFFSEKSNRVLHDREEIQLDPEKYYFINPGSVGQPRDQNPAASFGIFDAGQLTFELVRVRYDVERASKRVLEVELPHFLSDRLLVGK